Proteins encoded by one window of Dioscorea cayenensis subsp. rotundata cultivar TDr96_F1 chromosome 6, TDr96_F1_v2_PseudoChromosome.rev07_lg8_w22 25.fasta, whole genome shotgun sequence:
- the LOC120262910 gene encoding protein TIC 22, chloroplastic has translation MRGALPPSAAPMESSPNPSNPFDEFTSFLHHHASRVGAELSARFDDGRRRLRFLAAAAKAAPFAAASLEAKHAFDVALSADYVAKTLSGTPVYTVSNSNNEFVLVSDPNNGLKSLGLLCFRHEDAQALLAQVQLRQPVLGKGARVVPITLDQVYMLKVEGIAFRFLPDPLQIKNALELKAAERSKGFDGVPVFQSDLLVIKKKNKRYCPIYFQKEDIERELMKVSKTSRGFSSSQHIMVGCLEDVLKKMELNDKNSGWDDLIFIPPGKSYTQHINEVSA, from the exons ATGCGAGGAGCTCTCCCTCCATCTGCTGCTCCAATGGAGTCATCCCCAAACCCCAGCAACCCCTTCGATGAATTCACGTCCTTCCTTCATCACCACGCCTCCCGCGTAGGCGCTGAGCTTTCGGCTCGCTTCGATGATGGCCGGCGTCGGCTCCGTTTCCTCGCTGCGGCCGCCAAAGCAGCGCCTTTTGCTGCCGCGTCGCTTGAGGCCAAGCACGCGTTTGATGTGGCTCTCAGTGCGGATTATGTCGCGAAGACTCTCTCCGGGACTCCTGTTTACACTGTGAGCAACTCCAACAATGAGTTCGTCCTCGTTTCGGATCCTAACAATGGTCTCAAGTCTCTGGGGTTGCTTTGCTTTCGGCATGAGGATGCGCAGGCTCTTCTTGCGCAg GTTCAATTGCGGCAGCCGGTCTTGGGAAAAGGGGCTAGGGTAGTGCCCATTACACTTGACCAG GTTTATATGCTGAAGGTTGAAGGAATAGCATTTCGATTTTTGCCTGACCCTCTTCAAATAAAGAATGCACTAGAG ttaaaagcTGCTGAACGTTCTAAAGGATTTGATGGGGTACCTGTTTTTCAG TCAGATCTCTTAGttattaagaagaaaaataagcgTTACTGCccaatatattttcaaaag GAAGATATAGAGAGAGAACTTATGAAGGTTTCAAAGACATCGAGAGGATTCAGCTCTTCTCAGCACATAATG GTTGGATGTTTGGAGGATGTTCTGAAGAAGATGGAG TTGAATGATAAGAATTCCGGTTGGGATGATCTAATATTCATCCCACCGGGGAAAAGCTATACCCAACACATCAATGAAGTTTCAGCATAA
- the LOC120263429 gene encoding aspartate, glycine, lysine and serine-rich protein, giving the protein MSYMRGDLLTRMRKLVKGLARPTPAWLKAMEEAPPVTFPLPDGKVKQIELPEDVYVKKFFKKNPDSLYHDAVKISSFDPPPARVFAWRVLELKGQGVNEDEAMAVADMEYQAEKTAKKAAYKELKKVARLQGKKPPPNPYPSAVKEIQAEEKKYVRDRFFNRKILEIVQKMKEEKAARMRDQQRGDSGGGRGNVQPGGWFGGGGRGQPGGWQDNRGGGGGGQSGGWFGDRGQ; this is encoded by the exons ATGTCTTACATGCGTGGTGATCTACTGACGAGGATGAGGAAGCTTGTCAAGGGCCTCGCGAGACCCACCCCCGCTTGGCTCAAAGCCATGGAAGA AGCGCCCCCTGTGACATTTCCTCTCCCTGATGGGAAGGTCAAGCAGATTGAGTTGCCTGAAGATGTTTATGTGAAAAAGTTCTTCAAGAAAAATCCTGATTCTTTGTACCATGATGCTGTCAA GATAAGCAGCTTTGATCCTCCTCCTGCTCGAGTTTTTGCATGGCGGGTACTTGAGTTAAAAGGGCAGggtgtgaatgaagatgaaGCAATGGCTGTAGCTGAT ATGGAATATCAAGCCGAGAAGACAGCAAAGAAGGCGGCCTACAAAGAACTAAAGAAGGTTGCACGCTTACAAGGGAAAAAGCCACCTCCAAACCCGTATCCAAGCGCCGTCAAAGAGATCCAAGCCGAGGAGAAGAAATACGTCCGGGACCGTTTCTTCAACAGGAAGATACTTGAAATCGTGCAGAAGATGAAAGAAGAAAAGGCTGCAAGGATGCGAGATCAACAGAGAGGTGATTCAGGTGGCGGCAGAGGCAATGTCCAACCTGGTGGTTGGTTTGGCGGTGGAGGCCGTGGCCAACCAGGTGGTTGGCAGGACAATCGCGGTGGAGGTGGCGGTGGGCAATCTGGTGGTTGGTTTGGTGATAGGggtcagtaa
- the LOC120263427 gene encoding stem-specific protein TSJT1-like: protein MLGVFSGEVVEAPEELLAAGSRTPSPKTRAGELVDRFIKKEHAAMSVRVGSRAQLAFSHSHQSPLRPRLFGVKDDICCMFEGVLDNLGSLRQHYGLTKNTDEVLLVIEAYKTLRDRAPYTPSSMLAYLTGSFAFVVFDMATSTLLVSCDPDGKVPLYWGITADGFVAFADDLDLLKGSCGKSLAPFPQGCFYSNSLGGLKCYENPKNKITAIPANEEEICGATFQVEGPVVLAARH from the exons aTGTTGGGAGTGTTTAGTGGGGAGGTGGTGGAGGCGCCGGAGGAGTTGTTGGCGGCGGGAAGTAGGACACCGTCGCCAAAAACAAGGGCAGGTGAGCTTGTGGATAGGTTTATTAAGAAGGAGCATGCAGCCATGTCAGTCCGAGTTGGCTCACGAGCTCAACTCGCTTTCTCTCACTCACATCAGTCTCCTCTTCGCCCAAG GTTGTTTGGGGTGAAAGATGATATATGTTGTATGTTTGAAGGAGTGCTTGATAATTTGGGAAGTCTGAGACAACACTATGGATTGACAAAGAACACAGATGAGGTGTTGCTAGTGATAGAGGCTTACAAGACTTTGAGGGATAGAGCCCCATATACACCAAGTTCTATGCTTGCTTATCTCACAGgctcttttgcttttgttgtttttgatatGGCCACCTCCACTCTCCTTGTTTCTTGT GACCCAGATGGAAAAGTGCCATTATATTGGGGGATCACAGCTGATGGATTTGTAGCTTTTGCTGATGATCTTGATCTTCTTAAGGGTTCTTGTGGCAAGTCTCTTGCTCCTTTCCCTCAAG gATGTTTCTACTCAAACTCACTGGGAGGATTAAAGTGTTATGAAAACCCAAAGAACAAAATAACTGCTATTCCAGCAAATGAAGAGGAGATTTGTGGTGCTACATTCCAG GTGGAAGGACCTGTTGTTCTTGCAGCAAGACATTAA